From the Ctenopharyngodon idella isolate HZGC_01 chromosome 3, HZGC01, whole genome shotgun sequence genome, one window contains:
- the LOC127508658 gene encoding E3 ubiquitin-protein ligase TRIM47-like isoform X1, translated as MAGASISWAEDQFCCPVCLDLLKDPVTIPCGHSYCKECISGCWDQDERKGIYSCPQCRKTFTTRPVLNKNVVFSGMVEQLKTMRLQSVPAPPAAPAVDHTGSGDVQCDSCTGRKQKAVKSCLECRSSYCQNHLEQHENLFRGKRHNLMDATGRLQEMICTRHGKMLEIYCRTDQRCICMLCLVDEHKNHDTVSTEVARTEKQKHFEETQKNIQKTIQQRKIDLRRMREAVESHKRSAQTAMEGSERIFTELIRSIEKRHAEVKQLIRDQERAAVKQAEERLARLELELDDLRWKETELKQLSNTDDHIHFLQSCPSVSLSGSTDSFTVSSRPNFDEVVKSVSQLRDKLQQFCTDEIERLSKTANTVLLSE; from the exons ATGGCAGGAGCCAGTATCTCATGGGCTGAGGACCAGTTCTGCTGTCCAGTGTGTCTGGATCTACTGAAGGATCCAGTGACGATtccctgtggacacagttactgtaagGAATGCATCTCAGGTTGCTGGGATCAGGATGAACGGAAGGGAATCTACAGCTGCCCTCAGTGCAGAAAAACCTTCACAACAAGACCAGTTTTAAATAAGAATGTGGTATTTTCTGGGATGGTGGAGCAACTCAAGACGATGAGACTCCAATCTGTTCCTGCTCCTCCTGCTGCTCCTGCAGTTGATCACACTGGATCTGGAGATGTTCAGTGTGACTCCTGCACTGGAAGAAAACAGAAAGCAGTGAAGTCGTGTCTGGAGTGTCGAAGCTCTTACTGTCAAAATCACCTTGAACAGCATGAGAATCTTTTCAGAGGTAAAAGACACAATCTGATGGACGCCACTGGACGACTGCAGGAGATGATCTGCACTCGACATGGTAAAATGCTGGAAATTTACTGCCGTACCGACCAGCGGTGTATCTGTATGCTGTGTTTGGTGGATGAACACAAAAATCATGACACTGTATCAACTGAAGTGGCAAGAACAGAGAAACAG AAACATTTTGAGGAAACACAGAAAAACATCCAGAAAACAATCCAGCAGAGAAAGATAGATCTAAGGCGGAtgagagaggctgtggagtCTCATAAG cgctctgcacagACTGCAATGGAGGGCAGTGAGAGgatcttcactgagctcatccGCTCCATTGAGAAACGTCACGCTGAGGTGAAGCAGCTGATCAGAGATCAAGAACGAGCTGCAGTGAAACAAGCTGAAGAAAGACTGGCGCGACTGGAGCTGGAGCTCGATGATCTGAGGTGGAAAGAGACTGAACTGAAACAGCTTTCAAACACAGATGATCATATTCATTTCCTCCAG AGTTgcccatctgtctctctctctggatCTACAGACAGCTTCACTGTCAGTTCTCGTCCCAATTTTGATGAGGTAGTGAAGTCTGTCTCTCAACTCAGAGACAAACTGCAGCAGTTCTGCACAGATGAAATAGAAAGATTATCTAAAACAGCTAATACTGTTTTACTCTCAGAATAG
- the LOC127508658 gene encoding E3 ubiquitin-protein ligase TRIM47-like isoform X2 yields MAGASISWAEDQFCCPVCLDLLKDPVTIPCGHSYCKECISGCWDQDERKGIYSCPQCRKTFTTRPVLNKNVVFSGMVEQLKTMRLQSVPAPPAAPAVDHTGSGDVQCDSCTGRKQKAVKSCLECRSSYCQNHLEQHENLFRGKRHNLMDATGRLQEMICTRHGKMLEIYCRTDQRCICMLCLVDEHKNHDTVSTEVARTEKQKHFEETQKNIQKTIQQRKIDLRRMREAVESHKRSAQTAMEGSERIFTELIRSIEKRHAEVKQLIRDQERAAVKQAEERLARLELELDDLRWKETELKQLSNTDDHIHFLQSCPSVSLSGSTDSFTVSSRPNFDE; encoded by the exons ATGGCAGGAGCCAGTATCTCATGGGCTGAGGACCAGTTCTGCTGTCCAGTGTGTCTGGATCTACTGAAGGATCCAGTGACGATtccctgtggacacagttactgtaagGAATGCATCTCAGGTTGCTGGGATCAGGATGAACGGAAGGGAATCTACAGCTGCCCTCAGTGCAGAAAAACCTTCACAACAAGACCAGTTTTAAATAAGAATGTGGTATTTTCTGGGATGGTGGAGCAACTCAAGACGATGAGACTCCAATCTGTTCCTGCTCCTCCTGCTGCTCCTGCAGTTGATCACACTGGATCTGGAGATGTTCAGTGTGACTCCTGCACTGGAAGAAAACAGAAAGCAGTGAAGTCGTGTCTGGAGTGTCGAAGCTCTTACTGTCAAAATCACCTTGAACAGCATGAGAATCTTTTCAGAGGTAAAAGACACAATCTGATGGACGCCACTGGACGACTGCAGGAGATGATCTGCACTCGACATGGTAAAATGCTGGAAATTTACTGCCGTACCGACCAGCGGTGTATCTGTATGCTGTGTTTGGTGGATGAACACAAAAATCATGACACTGTATCAACTGAAGTGGCAAGAACAGAGAAACAG AAACATTTTGAGGAAACACAGAAAAACATCCAGAAAACAATCCAGCAGAGAAAGATAGATCTAAGGCGGAtgagagaggctgtggagtCTCATAAG cgctctgcacagACTGCAATGGAGGGCAGTGAGAGgatcttcactgagctcatccGCTCCATTGAGAAACGTCACGCTGAGGTGAAGCAGCTGATCAGAGATCAAGAACGAGCTGCAGTGAAACAAGCTGAAGAAAGACTGGCGCGACTGGAGCTGGAGCTCGATGATCTGAGGTGGAAAGAGACTGAACTGAAACAGCTTTCAAACACAGATGATCATATTCATTTCCTCCAG AGTTgcccatctgtctctctctctggatCTACAGACAGCTTCACTGTCAGTTCTCGTCCCAATTTTGATGAG TGA